The Opitutales bacterium ASA1 genome window below encodes:
- a CDS encoding GbsR/MarR family transcriptional regulator, producing MNTISPVQQRFILHWGEMGARWGINRTVAQIHALLYISEKPLHAEDIAAVLRVARSNVSTSLRELQGWGIVRLVHVMGDKRDHFETVKDVWELFRTVLDERKKREIDPTLALLRECIAEAEKDASATDDYTETRLRELHGFFETTTNWYQTIRSWPTPALLKVMKLGDRALKLLGLGGN from the coding sequence GTGAACACCATCTCTCCAGTCCAACAACGCTTCATCCTCCACTGGGGAGAGATGGGGGCGCGCTGGGGCATCAACCGCACGGTCGCCCAGATCCACGCGCTGCTCTACATCTCGGAAAAGCCCCTCCACGCCGAGGACATCGCCGCCGTCCTCCGAGTCGCCCGGTCCAACGTCAGCACGAGCCTGCGCGAACTCCAAGGCTGGGGCATCGTCCGCCTCGTCCACGTCATGGGCGACAAACGCGACCACTTCGAGACGGTGAAGGACGTCTGGGAACTCTTCCGCACGGTGCTCGATGAGCGCAAGAAACGCGAGATCGACCCCACGCTCGCCCTCCTGCGCGAATGCATCGCCGAAGCCGAGAAGGACGCCTCCGCGACCGACGACTACACCGAAACGCGGCTGCGCGAACTGCACGGCTTCTTCGAGACGACGACCAACTGGTACCAGACCATCCGCTCTTGGCCCACGCCCGCCTTGCTCAAAGTGATGAAGCTCGGCGACCGCGCCCTGAAACTGCTCGGCCTCGGCGGAAACTGA